In Verrucomicrobiota bacterium, a single window of DNA contains:
- a CDS encoding TolC family protein: MKLNTVIILIAGSVVGLTGGVGAEPVRTNLNLDAVIQMALANSPELRVAGARARSAVGRTLQARAWPNPELEITTEDWPIQGGRGLGAAKHTLGISQTLPYPGKKSLDRQIGQTGIRLSDAEMAVRRTETVRNAKAAFYQVLAAERMVAAVGELTQVAESSMTTARKRSEAGATAYQEQLRAEIQWEQAKTELNTMQRDLISARQTLGLMLGRPDLDTMALSGTLAETANASLWETPVTTWLGQHPCLAVGLASLERARLELRRMRLEPYPDVKVGLEGGRVGATDESIVGFRFSVPVPLFDRSKGRVQETQARVEEAEAELEVVRQQLQREWVQAIKRYRTAAEHTRNQRERILPKAAEALRLVQVGFAEGKFNFIDLVDTQRTAAEARLVYQQKLLELNLAQAELEALLAPQSVKTISK; the protein is encoded by the coding sequence ATGAAACTCAATACGGTAATTATTTTAATTGCAGGATCGGTTGTGGGGTTGACCGGCGGTGTCGGAGCGGAGCCAGTCCGGACCAATTTAAACCTGGATGCGGTCATCCAGATGGCGTTGGCGAACAGTCCGGAACTGCGTGTTGCCGGGGCGCGAGCGCGTTCGGCAGTTGGGCGTACACTTCAGGCGCGCGCCTGGCCTAACCCAGAGTTGGAAATAACCACTGAAGATTGGCCGATTCAGGGAGGACGGGGGCTTGGCGCTGCCAAACATACCCTTGGTATTTCGCAGACGCTCCCATATCCCGGCAAAAAATCTTTGGACCGGCAAATCGGCCAGACCGGCATTCGGCTGAGTGACGCCGAGATGGCGGTGCGGCGGACCGAGACGGTGCGCAACGCCAAGGCCGCCTTTTATCAAGTGCTGGCCGCCGAACGCATGGTCGCCGCCGTAGGTGAGTTAACCCAGGTGGCGGAATCCTCCATGACTACAGCCCGTAAGCGATCCGAGGCTGGCGCCACCGCGTATCAGGAGCAATTGCGTGCGGAAATTCAATGGGAACAAGCCAAAACGGAATTAAACACGATGCAACGGGACCTGATATCCGCCCGGCAAACACTGGGGTTGATGTTGGGACGCCCGGATCTTGATACCATGGCTTTGTCGGGGACCTTGGCTGAAACCGCCAATGCAAGTCTGTGGGAAACCCCGGTGACGACCTGGTTGGGACAGCATCCGTGCCTGGCGGTTGGGCTGGCAAGCTTGGAGCGGGCGCGGTTGGAGCTTCGCCGCATGCGCTTGGAACCGTATCCAGATGTGAAAGTCGGTTTGGAGGGCGGACGCGTGGGCGCGACGGATGAATCCATCGTTGGTTTTCGGTTCTCCGTGCCAGTGCCATTGTTTGATCGCTCCAAGGGGCGCGTGCAGGAAACTCAGGCGCGGGTGGAAGAGGCTGAGGCGGAACTGGAAGTGGTCCGTCAGCAATTGCAACGGGAGTGGGTGCAGGCCATCAAGCGGTATCGCACGGCCGCCGAGCACACCCGCAACCAGCGGGAGCGCATTTTACCCAAGGCGGCGGAGGCATTACGGCTGGTGCAAGTGGGTTTTGCCGAAGGTAAATTCAATTTCATTGATTTGGTGGATACTCAGCGCACGGCGGCGGAAGCGCGCTTGGTGTATCAACAGAAACTGCTGGAACTAAACCTGGCGCAAGCGGAACTGGAAGCGCTGCTCGCGCCGCAATCCGTCAAAACGATCTCCAAATAA
- a CDS encoding efflux RND transporter periplasmic adaptor subunit translates to MNIIIRPHFIVGLLAFTLTVGCKPKEEHAEGDAHAGHAHAAVGHATAKDAQGRPMCGEHNVPEAECGICKPQKITAMASGEAMKVRLPSTNSATLVGVQLATATVGEMAEAVECYAELGYNQNKLAQIVTPVSGIVQSVDVDLGNLIEEKQIVARIWSATIAEAVAKAVLTHQTLDRERKLRNEKVTSQKDLQEAEATHRAACQQLRTVGFTEAQIDELQGKPQESVLLEVRAPFAGEIIERTAVRGSLLEAGKPLFTLADRSTVWAMLNLPETALDKVRTGQSVELQVEALPGRTFTGKLTWIGPEVDERTRMARARAEVSNPDGVLRSRMFAQARILIRTHDRALLLPESALQYLESKPLVFVKLEEDLFDARAIRLGARHQGLVEVLAGLKPQEQVVIQHGFAIKSQLLSSRMGAGCAD, encoded by the coding sequence ATGAACATTATTATTCGTCCTCATTTCATTGTCGGTCTGCTTGCGTTTACCCTCACGGTTGGATGCAAACCCAAAGAAGAACACGCCGAAGGCGATGCACATGCCGGTCATGCCCATGCCGCCGTCGGCCATGCCACGGCCAAAGACGCGCAGGGCCGGCCGATGTGCGGTGAGCACAACGTGCCGGAGGCGGAATGCGGTATTTGCAAACCGCAGAAGATCACGGCGATGGCTTCCGGTGAGGCTATGAAGGTGCGGTTGCCATCCACCAATTCGGCAACGCTGGTCGGGGTTCAACTGGCCACCGCTACCGTTGGCGAAATGGCGGAGGCGGTCGAGTGTTATGCCGAATTAGGTTATAACCAAAACAAGCTCGCGCAGATCGTCACGCCGGTGAGTGGCATCGTGCAAAGTGTGGACGTTGACCTGGGGAACTTGATCGAGGAAAAGCAAATTGTGGCGCGGATCTGGTCCGCCACGATCGCCGAGGCAGTGGCCAAGGCCGTGTTGACGCATCAAACGCTGGATCGCGAACGCAAGTTGCGCAACGAAAAGGTGACGTCGCAGAAGGATTTGCAGGAGGCCGAAGCCACGCACCGTGCCGCCTGCCAGCAATTGCGGACCGTCGGTTTTACCGAGGCGCAAATTGACGAGTTGCAGGGCAAGCCGCAGGAATCGGTGCTCCTGGAGGTGCGCGCGCCGTTTGCCGGGGAAATTATTGAGCGCACTGCCGTGCGCGGTTCGTTGCTGGAAGCCGGCAAGCCATTATTCACGCTGGCGGATCGTTCGACGGTGTGGGCCATGTTGAATCTGCCGGAAACCGCGCTGGACAAAGTGCGGACCGGGCAAAGCGTGGAGTTGCAGGTGGAAGCATTGCCCGGGCGCACCTTTACCGGAAAACTCACCTGGATCGGCCCGGAGGTGGATGAACGCACGCGCATGGCGCGGGCGCGGGCGGAGGTGTCCAATCCCGATGGCGTGCTGCGTTCCCGAATGTTTGCGCAGGCCCGCATTCTAATCCGAACGCATGACCGTGCGTTGTTGCTACCGGAATCCGCGCTGCAATACCTGGAAAGCAAGCCGCTTGTTTTTGTGAAGCTGGAGGAAGACCTATTTGATGCGCGTGCCATTCGTCTTGGCGCACGCCACCAGGGATTGGTTGAGGTGCTGGCTGGTCTGAAGCCTCAGGAACAGGTGGTGATTCAGCACGGCTTTGCCATCAAATCGCAACTGCTCAGCTCTCGCATGGGCGCGGGCTGCGCGGATTGA
- a CDS encoding CusA/CzcA family heavy metal efflux RND transporter, with amino-acid sequence MLNQLIQFSLRNRLLVGVLAIVLVVLGTRTLSLLPIDAFPDTTPVQVQVNTVAPSLNPEEAEAQITAPVELAISGLPGLQTVRSISKYGLSQVVATFDDQTTIFKARQLITERLQSVVLPGGIERPQLGPIATGLGEVFHYMVYSERTNRTLTELRELHDWVVKPALRKVRGVAEVNSWGGYEKQYHVVTDPDRLIKHGLTFEQLFEALEANNQNVGGGQIVRSGETLLVHGIGIVTDTEQIGNILIASHAGVPVHVHEVAEVRIDHEIRRGAVTADGRGEIVLGLGFMLMGENSAVVTRALKEKLAEVQNALPADVKMQVLYDRTELVDQVIHTVRENLQAGALLVVAVLFAFLGSLRAGLIVAAAIPLSMLFASSFMLQAGIAASLLSLGAIDFGLIVDGAVVMVENTMRRLAERQHELGRTLTEAERAAVMESAPLEVARPVAFGVGIILIVFLPILGLEGVEGKLFKPMALTLIFALLGSLLVALTIIPVLASMLLPRHVKEREPALVRLAHWLYRPVLNLALRFRWATLFAALAVFAGSLLVAMRMGGEFLPKLGEGAIVGTTVRLAGISVDEAVAQNHLIEQRLMAEFPNEIEHIWTRLGTAEVATDPMGVELSDFFLALKPREQWRRARTQTELVELIHAVLAQVPGLRPAFSQPIEMRMNELVAGIRSDIGIKIFGDDLETLRQLAAEVQAALTGLRGAGEITGEQLTGQPFLQVRVDQQATSRYGIPTRNVLNFVEAVGTKRVGEIREGQRQFPLVVRLPDRQRTDPEALANTLIPTTTGPVLPLNRLAKVVEVEGPALINREWGRRRITVQCNVTGRDVASFVAEARQKIATQVKMPEGYTLEWGGQFENMERANRKLMFVVPLALALILVLLYFSLRTFRDVLMVATGIPLGMVGGILALWLRDMPFTVSAGIGFVALSGVAILNGLVLVTFIQQKLAGGALLENAVREGCQVRLRPVLMTALVAAVGFIPMAVNVGVGGEVQRPLATVVIGGIVTNTVLTLLVLPVLYTFTRKKGK; translated from the coding sequence ATGTTAAACCAATTAATTCAATTTTCCTTGCGCAACCGGTTGCTGGTTGGCGTGCTGGCCATTGTGCTGGTGGTGCTGGGCACGCGGACGCTGAGCCTGCTGCCGATTGACGCGTTTCCCGATACCACGCCGGTCCAGGTGCAGGTGAACACCGTGGCACCGTCGCTGAATCCCGAGGAGGCGGAGGCGCAAATCACTGCGCCGGTGGAACTGGCAATCAGCGGGTTGCCGGGGCTGCAAACGGTGCGTTCCATCTCCAAATACGGGCTCTCGCAGGTGGTCGCCACGTTTGATGATCAGACCACCATTTTCAAGGCGCGCCAATTGATTACCGAACGCTTGCAGAGTGTGGTGTTGCCGGGTGGCATTGAACGCCCGCAACTGGGGCCGATCGCCACCGGCCTGGGCGAGGTGTTTCATTACATGGTGTATTCGGAGCGCACCAACCGCACGCTAACCGAATTGCGCGAGCTGCATGATTGGGTGGTCAAACCCGCGTTGCGCAAAGTGCGCGGCGTGGCAGAGGTCAATTCCTGGGGGGGGTATGAGAAACAGTACCACGTCGTGACGGATCCGGATCGTTTGATCAAACATGGGCTGACGTTTGAACAACTTTTCGAGGCGTTGGAAGCGAATAATCAGAACGTGGGTGGCGGCCAAATCGTGCGCAGTGGCGAAACTCTGCTCGTGCATGGCATCGGGATCGTCACCGATACCGAACAGATCGGTAATATTTTGATCGCTTCCCATGCCGGGGTGCCGGTACATGTCCACGAGGTGGCGGAGGTGCGGATTGATCATGAGATTCGGCGCGGCGCGGTCACAGCGGATGGGCGCGGTGAGATCGTGCTCGGGCTCGGTTTCATGCTGATGGGGGAAAATAGCGCGGTGGTTACGCGCGCCTTGAAAGAGAAGCTCGCCGAGGTGCAAAACGCGTTGCCGGCGGATGTCAAAATGCAGGTGCTGTATGATCGCACGGAATTGGTGGATCAAGTGATCCATACGGTGCGGGAAAACTTGCAAGCAGGGGCCTTGCTTGTGGTGGCGGTGCTGTTCGCGTTTCTCGGCAGCCTGCGGGCCGGACTGATTGTGGCGGCGGCCATTCCCCTCTCGATGCTTTTCGCCAGTAGCTTTATGTTGCAAGCGGGCATTGCGGCGAGCTTGCTAAGCCTGGGTGCCATTGATTTCGGGCTGATTGTGGATGGCGCGGTGGTGATGGTGGAAAACACCATGCGCCGACTCGCCGAACGCCAGCATGAGCTGGGGCGCACTCTGACGGAGGCGGAACGCGCCGCCGTCATGGAGAGTGCCCCGCTGGAGGTGGCCCGGCCGGTGGCGTTTGGGGTGGGCATCATTTTGATTGTGTTCCTGCCGATTCTTGGTCTGGAGGGAGTGGAAGGGAAATTATTCAAACCCATGGCGTTGACGCTGATTTTTGCCTTGCTCGGTTCGCTGCTCGTGGCGCTGACAATTATTCCGGTACTGGCCAGCATGCTGTTGCCACGGCACGTGAAGGAGCGCGAACCGGCGCTTGTCCGCCTGGCGCATTGGCTGTATCGCCCGGTGCTGAACCTGGCGTTGCGCTTCCGCTGGGCCACCTTGTTTGCGGCGCTGGCGGTATTTGCGGGCTCGCTCTTGGTGGCGATGCGGATGGGCGGGGAGTTTCTGCCCAAACTGGGTGAAGGCGCCATCGTCGGTACTACCGTGCGGTTGGCGGGTATTTCCGTGGATGAAGCGGTCGCGCAGAATCATCTGATTGAGCAGCGGCTCATGGCGGAATTTCCCAATGAAATTGAGCATATCTGGACGCGCCTGGGCACGGCGGAAGTAGCCACTGATCCGATGGGCGTGGAACTTTCGGACTTCTTTCTGGCGCTCAAGCCGCGTGAACAATGGCGGCGCGCCCGTACCCAGACGGAACTGGTGGAGTTGATACACGCCGTCTTGGCCCAGGTGCCCGGTCTGCGGCCCGCCTTCAGCCAGCCCATTGAAATGCGCATGAACGAGTTGGTTGCCGGTATTCGCTCTGATATTGGCATCAAGATTTTTGGTGATGACCTGGAAACCCTGCGCCAGTTGGCTGCGGAAGTGCAAGCCGCGCTCACCGGCCTTCGCGGCGCGGGTGAAATCACCGGTGAACAACTCACTGGCCAGCCCTTTCTGCAAGTGCGTGTGGATCAACAAGCGACTTCCCGCTACGGCATCCCGACCCGCAACGTCCTGAATTTCGTCGAAGCCGTGGGCACCAAGCGCGTCGGGGAAATTCGCGAAGGCCAACGACAATTCCCATTGGTGGTGCGCCTGCCTGACCGTCAGCGCACCGATCCCGAGGCGTTGGCCAACACCTTGATCCCGACCACCACTGGCCCCGTATTGCCGCTGAACCGGCTGGCCAAAGTGGTGGAAGTTGAAGGCCCCGCTTTGATCAATCGTGAATGGGGCCGCCGCCGGATCACCGTCCAATGCAACGTGACTGGGCGTGACGTTGCCAGCTTTGTCGCCGAGGCGCGGCAGAAAATCGCCACGCAAGTCAAAATGCCCGAGGGTTACACGCTGGAATGGGGCGGCCAGTTTGAAAACATGGAGCGGGCCAACCGCAAACTCATGTTCGTGGTGCCGCTCGCTTTGGCGCTGATTCTAGTGCTGCTGTATTTCAGCCTGCGCACCTTCCGGGATGTATTGATGGTGGCCACCGGCATTCCACTTGGCATGGTGGGGGGCATCCTGGCGCTATGGTTGCGCGATATGCCTTTCACCGTTAGCGCTGGCATTGGGTTTGTCGCCCTGAGCGGCGTGGCCATCCTCAACGGTTTGGTGCTGGTCACCTTTATCCAACAAAAACTGGCGGGCGGCGCGCTGCTGGAAAATGCGGTGCGCGAAGGGTGCCAGGTCCGCCTGCGTCCGGTGTTAATGACTGCGCTGGTGGCGGCCGTGGGCTTTATCCCCATGGCGGTGAACGTCGGGGTAGGGGGGGAAGTGCAGCGGCCCTTGGCCACGGTGGTCATCGGCGGCATCGTAACCAACACGGTGCTGACCCTGCTGGTGTTACCGGTCCTCTACACGTTCACGCGGAAGAAGGGGAAGTGA